One genomic window of Solanum dulcamara chromosome 12, daSolDulc1.2, whole genome shotgun sequence includes the following:
- the LOC129877465 gene encoding glucosidase 2 subunit beta: MEQTLTLLTSLLSFFFFSHVSNSSIDLPIGIHPLDAKYYASEVIKCKDGSNSFTIDRLNDYFCDCIDGTDEPGTAACPDGKFYCRNVGSTPKFLFSSRVNDDICDCCDGSDEYDSNVSCPNTCIMGGDFSYQTRRYRSRRKRLDLIVGKNANGVNMDDSAQRLQGLKILVLVQVALIIIFLVSRRLYRRSRSKRRHSL; this comes from the exons atggaGCAGACTCTCACTCTGCTCACAAGTCTTCtcagtttcttcttcttctctcatgTCTCCAATTCCTCTATTGACTTACCCATCGGAATTCATCCTCTAG ATGCGAAGTATTATGCTTCGGAGGTGATTAAATGCAAAGATGGATCTAATTCCTTTACTATAGATCGGCTCAACGATTATTTTTGCGATTGTATCGACGGAACTGATGAGCCTG GAACGGCTGCATGTCCAGATGGAAAATTTTATTGCAGGAATGTGGGCAGTACGCCTAAATTTCTGTTTTCTTCTcgtgtgaatgatgatatttgtg ATTGTTGTGacggaagtgatgagtatgatAGCAATGTCAGTTGCCCCAATACTTGCATAATGGGTGGGGATTTTTCTTATCAAACAAGAAGGTATCGCTCAAGAAGAAAACGTCTCGATCTAATTGTTGGAAAAAATGCTAATGGGGTCAATATGGATGACTCGGCTCAGAGACTGCAAG GTCTGAAGATACTGGTACTTGTACAGGTGGCCcttatcattatttttcttgtttccCGAAGATTATATCGACGATCCAGATCTAAAAGAAGACATTCACTTTGA
- the LOC129876103 gene encoding acyl-coenzyme A oxidase 3, peroxisomal-like isoform X2, which translates to MEVITVQVRGIETVTTYDSSTGEFVINTPCESAQKYWIGGAANHATHTIVFSQLIIDGKNQGVHAFITQIRDENGDICPNIRIADCGHKIGLNGVDNGRIWFDNVRVPRENLLNSVADVSPDGKYLTAIKDPDQRFAAFLSPLTSGRVTIAVSAIYSAKIGLATAIRYSLTRRAFSVTPNGPEVLILDYPSHQRRLLPLLAKTYAMSFAANHLKIMYVKRTPEMNKVIHVVSSAFKVTASWHNMRTLQECREACGGQGLKTENRIGQLKGEYDVQSTFEGDNNVLMQQVSKALFGEYVAAKRSKKPFKGLGLEHMNASRPVISSTLTSSTMRQAQFQNDIFCLRERDLLERFAAEVSLCQAQGKSKEFAFNLNYQLAEDLGRAFSDRAVLHIFLDAEETVTSAPLKNVLDLVRSMYTLVTLEEDAAFLRYGYLSTDNAAMVRKEVAKLCSELRPHALSLVSSFGLPDAFLSPIAFNWVEANAWSPEQN; encoded by the exons atggaagtaat TACTGTTCAGGTTCGAGGTATTGAAACAGTCACAACGTATGATTCAAGCACAGGAGAGTTTGTCATAAATACTCCATGTGAATCAGCTCAGAAGTATTGGATTGGAGGCGCAGCTAAT CATGCAACACATACAATAGTTTTCTCTCAGCTCATCATTGATGGGAAAAATCAAGGTGTCCATGCTTTTATCACTCAGATAAGAGATGAAAATGGAGACATTTGTCCAAACATCCGTATAGCTGATTGTGGTCACAAGATTGGCTTGAATGGTGTTGACAATGGCAGAATCTG GTTTGACAATGTCCGAGTACCCAGAGAAAATTTGTTAAATTCAGTGGCCGATGTTTCTCCAGATGGGAAATATCTTACTGCTATAAAGGACCCTGACCAG AGATTTGCAGCATTTTTGTCCCCTTTGACATCTGGCCGTGTGACAATTGCAGTTAGTGCAATTTACTCCGCAAAG ATTGGTCTGGCAACTGCGATAAGATACTCGCTGACAAGGAGAGCGTTTTCAGTTACTCCTAATGGACCAGAAGTTCTTATACTTGATTACCCAAGCCATCAACGGCGacttcttcctcttcttgcAAAAAC ATATGCTATGAGCTTTGCTGCTAACCACTTGAAAATAATGTACGTCAAGAGGACACCTGAGATGAACAAAGTTATTCATGTTGTTTCAAGTGCATTTAAAGTTACTGCAAGTTGGCATAACATGCGAACTCTTCAG GAATGTCGTGAAGCCTGTGGAGGCCAAGGGTTGAAGACTGAAAATCGGATTGGCCAGCTAAAAGGTGAATATGACGTGCAGTCTACTTTTGAGGGTGACAACAATGTTCTTATGCAACAG GTTAGCAAGGCTCTATTTGGGGAATATGTGGCAGCCAAAAGGAGTAAGAAGCCGTTCAAAGGATTGGGATTAGAACACATGAACGCCTCTCGTCCCGTCATATCTTCAACACTCACAAGTTCTACGATGAGGCAAGCCCAGTTCCAG AACGACATATTCTGCCTACGGGAACGAGACCTGTTGGAACGTTTTGCTGCTGAAGTTTCCCTATGCCAGGCACAGGGAAAAAGCAAAGAATTTGCTTTTAATTTG AATTATCAGCTTGCTGAAGACCTGGGGAGAGCCTTCTCAGACAGAGCAGTTCTCCATATTTTCCTCGACGCAGAGGAAACCGTCACATCTGCCCCCCTTAAG AACGTTTTGGATCTCGTCAGATCGATGTACACTCTGGTCACCCTAGAAGAGGATGCTGCATTCCTCCGATATGGGTACTTGTCGACAGACAATGCTGCAATGGTGAGAAAAGAAGTTGCAAAGCTTTGCAGTGAACTAAGGCCACATGCACTTTCCTTGGTCAGTTCCTTCGGCTTACCTGACGCCTTCTTGAGCCCGATAGCTTTCAATTGGGTTGAAGCCAATGCTTGGTCTCCTGAGCAAAACTAG
- the LOC129876103 gene encoding acyl-coenzyme A oxidase 3, peroxisomal-like isoform X1 yields MQKSHFSSMEKVNFRTKIINSHLNQETASPNLIIQSFPCLSYNPPELSEPSAVFDIKEMRKLMDGHNLVERDWLFGLMLQSNLFNPIQRGGKVFVSPDYSQSKEQQREITMRRIGYLLEHGVFKKWLTGKGPEDELRKLGLLDCLGIFDHSLAIKTGVHFFLWGGAIQFFGTKRHHDKWLKDTEDYVVKGCFSMTELGHGSNVRGIETVTTYDSSTGEFVINTPCESAQKYWIGGAANHATHTIVFSQLIIDGKNQGVHAFITQIRDENGDICPNIRIADCGHKIGLNGVDNGRIWFDNVRVPRENLLNSVADVSPDGKYLTAIKDPDQRFAAFLSPLTSGRVTIAVSAIYSAKIGLATAIRYSLTRRAFSVTPNGPEVLILDYPSHQRRLLPLLAKTYAMSFAANHLKIMYVKRTPEMNKVIHVVSSAFKVTASWHNMRTLQECREACGGQGLKTENRIGQLKGEYDVQSTFEGDNNVLMQQVSKALFGEYVAAKRSKKPFKGLGLEHMNASRPVISSTLTSSTMRQAQFQNDIFCLRERDLLERFAAEVSLCQAQGKSKEFAFNLNYQLAEDLGRAFSDRAVLHIFLDAEETVTSAPLKNVLDLVRSMYTLVTLEEDAAFLRYGYLSTDNAAMVRKEVAKLCSELRPHALSLVSSFGLPDAFLSPIAFNWVEANAWSPEQN; encoded by the exons ATGCAAAAATCCCATTTTTCATCAATGGAGAAAGTGAATTTCAGAACCAAAATCATCAACAGTCACCTAAATCAAGAAACCGCATCACCCAATTTGATAATCCAATCCTTCCCATGTCTCAGCTACAACCCACCTGAGCTTTCAGAGCCATCTGCTGTTTTTGACATAAAAGAGATGAGAAAGCTCATGGATGGTCATAATTTGGTTGAAAGGGACTGGCTTTTTGGTTTGATGTTACAGAGCAATCTGTTTAACCCTATTCAAAGAGGTGGAAAAGTGTTTGTTTCACCTGATTACAGTCAATCTAAGGAACAACAAAGAGAAATCACCATGAGGAGAATTGGGTACCTTCTTGAACATGGGGTTTTCAAGAAATGGCTGACTGGTAAAGGGCCTGAAGATGAGTTGAGGAAATTGGGTCTCTTGGATTGTCTTGGCATCTTTGATCATTCACTTGCCATCAAGACTGGAGTCCATTTTTTCCTATG GGGCGGTGCAATCCAGTTTTTTGGTACCAAACGACATCATGATAAATGGTTGAAGGACACAGAGGATTACGTGGTTAAAGGTTGCTTCTCGATGACAGAGTTGgggcatggaagtaat GTTCGAGGTATTGAAACAGTCACAACGTATGATTCAAGCACAGGAGAGTTTGTCATAAATACTCCATGTGAATCAGCTCAGAAGTATTGGATTGGAGGCGCAGCTAAT CATGCAACACATACAATAGTTTTCTCTCAGCTCATCATTGATGGGAAAAATCAAGGTGTCCATGCTTTTATCACTCAGATAAGAGATGAAAATGGAGACATTTGTCCAAACATCCGTATAGCTGATTGTGGTCACAAGATTGGCTTGAATGGTGTTGACAATGGCAGAATCTG GTTTGACAATGTCCGAGTACCCAGAGAAAATTTGTTAAATTCAGTGGCCGATGTTTCTCCAGATGGGAAATATCTTACTGCTATAAAGGACCCTGACCAG AGATTTGCAGCATTTTTGTCCCCTTTGACATCTGGCCGTGTGACAATTGCAGTTAGTGCAATTTACTCCGCAAAG ATTGGTCTGGCAACTGCGATAAGATACTCGCTGACAAGGAGAGCGTTTTCAGTTACTCCTAATGGACCAGAAGTTCTTATACTTGATTACCCAAGCCATCAACGGCGacttcttcctcttcttgcAAAAAC ATATGCTATGAGCTTTGCTGCTAACCACTTGAAAATAATGTACGTCAAGAGGACACCTGAGATGAACAAAGTTATTCATGTTGTTTCAAGTGCATTTAAAGTTACTGCAAGTTGGCATAACATGCGAACTCTTCAG GAATGTCGTGAAGCCTGTGGAGGCCAAGGGTTGAAGACTGAAAATCGGATTGGCCAGCTAAAAGGTGAATATGACGTGCAGTCTACTTTTGAGGGTGACAACAATGTTCTTATGCAACAG GTTAGCAAGGCTCTATTTGGGGAATATGTGGCAGCCAAAAGGAGTAAGAAGCCGTTCAAAGGATTGGGATTAGAACACATGAACGCCTCTCGTCCCGTCATATCTTCAACACTCACAAGTTCTACGATGAGGCAAGCCCAGTTCCAG AACGACATATTCTGCCTACGGGAACGAGACCTGTTGGAACGTTTTGCTGCTGAAGTTTCCCTATGCCAGGCACAGGGAAAAAGCAAAGAATTTGCTTTTAATTTG AATTATCAGCTTGCTGAAGACCTGGGGAGAGCCTTCTCAGACAGAGCAGTTCTCCATATTTTCCTCGACGCAGAGGAAACCGTCACATCTGCCCCCCTTAAG AACGTTTTGGATCTCGTCAGATCGATGTACACTCTGGTCACCCTAGAAGAGGATGCTGCATTCCTCCGATATGGGTACTTGTCGACAGACAATGCTGCAATGGTGAGAAAAGAAGTTGCAAAGCTTTGCAGTGAACTAAGGCCACATGCACTTTCCTTGGTCAGTTCCTTCGGCTTACCTGACGCCTTCTTGAGCCCGATAGCTTTCAATTGGGTTGAAGCCAATGCTTGGTCTCCTGAGCAAAACTAG
- the LOC129875959 gene encoding transcription factor GTE4 isoform X2, which translates to MRELRRKLQSELDLVRSLVKKIEAKDVQKTGPGLDKDSGVQRVHSDVSKMGQHLESRPLNQLSVSVLENSRGVGDNVEKEKRTPKVNQFYRNSEFLLAKDKIPPAESSKKSKSNAKKVSGPESGHDIELGKFSNQMLKNCRALLERLMKHKHGWVFNQPVDTEGLGLHDYFDIIKNPMDLGTVKSRLETNLYKSPKEFAENVRLTFQNAMTYNPKGQDVYMMAEQLSKIFEEKWPTIEADYMRELRLSMESEVSLQTPASKKPPFQPRPSGVRRTLDRSESTTNPAGSKTKSVTPSQSGRTPAPKKPKAKDPNKREMTYDEKQKLSTSLQNLPSEKLENVVQIIKKRNSSLCQQDDEIEVDIDSVDTETLWELDRFVIYYKKSLSKNKRKTELADQEKKETEQNVQEKNANPVVVEIPKESRAEEKGTSSNLAQLENQGKDISQPGSSSTDSVSSSSDSDSESSSGGGSDAEHSPKS; encoded by the exons ATGAGAGAGCTAAGAAGGAAGCTGCAGAGTGAATTGGACTTGGTTAGGAGTTTGGTAAAGAAGATTGAGGCAAAAGATGTACAGAAGACTGGCCCTGGACTTGATAAGGATAGTGGGGTGCAACGGGTACATTCAGACGTGTCAAAAATGGGACAACACCTTGAGTCCAGGCCTTTGAATCAGTTAAGTGTATCGGTTTTGGAGAACAGCCGTGGTGTGGGTGATAACGTGGAGAAAGAAAAGAGGACACCAAAGGTAAACCAATTTTATAGGAACTCAGAATTTTTATTAGCTAAGGATAAGATTCCCCCAGCTGAAAGCAGCAAGAAGTCGAAATCAAATGCAAAGAAAGTGAGTGGGCCAGAGTCAGGACATGATATTGAGCTGGGGAAGTTCTCAAATCAAATGCTAAAGAATTGTCGTGCTTTGCTTGAAAGATTGATGAAGCACAAACATGGTTGGGTGTTTAACCAGCCTGTTGATACAGAGGGTCTTGGTTTACATGACTATTTTGACATTATCAAGAATCCAATGGATCTGGGAACTGTGAAGTCCAGGCTTGAAACAAATCTGTACAAGTCTCCTAAAGAATTTGCTGAGAATGTGAGACTTACATTTCAAAATGCCATGACGTATAACCCAAAGGGCCAAGATGTTTATATGATGGCCGAGCAACTTTCCAAGATATTTGAGGAAAAGTGGCCCACTATAGAGGCTGATTATATGCGCGAGTTGAGATTGTCAATGGAGTCTGAGGTGAGTTTGCAGACTCCTGCATCTAAGAAACCTCCTTTCCAACCGCGGCCCTCTGGAGTGAGGAGGACTTTAGACAGGTCAGAATCAACGACAAATCCTGCTGGTTCCAAGACTAAATCTGTCACTCCTTCCCAATCTGGAAGGACCCCTGCACCAAAGAAGCCGAAAGCAAAGGATCCCAATAAAAGGGAGATGACATATGATGAAAAGCAAAAGCTTAGCACAAGCCTACAGAATTTGCCATCTGAAAAGCTTGAAAACGTTGTACAGATCATTAAAAAGAGGAATTCATCTCTTTGCCAACAGGATGATGAGATTGAAGTGGATATTGACAGTGTTGATACTGAGACCTTATGGGAGCTTGACAGGTTTGTTATCTATTACAAAAAGAGCTTGAGcaagaacaaaagaaaaacCGAACTTGCAGatcaagaaaaaaaggaaaccGAGCAGAATGTTCAGGAGAAG AATGCGAACCCAGTTGTGGTAGAAATTCCAAAAGAAAGCAGAGCAG AAGAGAAAGGTACTTCCTCCAATCTTGCTCAACTAGAAAATCAGGGGAAAGATATTAGTCAACCAGGCAGCTCTAGCACTGACTCAGTGTCATCATCAAGTG ATTCTGATAGTGAAAGCTCCTCAGGAGGTGGATCTGATGCAGAACATTCACCAAAAAGTTGA
- the LOC129875959 gene encoding transcription factor GTE4 isoform X1, with protein MMNGENRGSKEQQKMTESKVYRRKSFKGLNNIGDGLLHPHSQILGLEDVNSSQKIGGLRLAVASEGSSSLNRSLILENTGILAGSGQENSARINFTFKSKREMRELRRKLQSELDLVRSLVKKIEAKDVQKTGPGLDKDSGVQRVHSDVSKMGQHLESRPLNQLSVSVLENSRGVGDNVEKEKRTPKVNQFYRNSEFLLAKDKIPPAESSKKSKSNAKKVSGPESGHDIELGKFSNQMLKNCRALLERLMKHKHGWVFNQPVDTEGLGLHDYFDIIKNPMDLGTVKSRLETNLYKSPKEFAENVRLTFQNAMTYNPKGQDVYMMAEQLSKIFEEKWPTIEADYMRELRLSMESEVSLQTPASKKPPFQPRPSGVRRTLDRSESTTNPAGSKTKSVTPSQSGRTPAPKKPKAKDPNKREMTYDEKQKLSTSLQNLPSEKLENVVQIIKKRNSSLCQQDDEIEVDIDSVDTETLWELDRFVIYYKKSLSKNKRKTELADQEKKETEQNVQEKNANPVVVEIPKESRAEEKGTSSNLAQLENQGKDISQPGSSSTDSVSSSSDSDSESSSGGGSDAEHSPKS; from the exons ATGATGAATGGTGAAAATCGAGGATCGAAAGAGCAGCAGAAAATGACTGAAAGCAAAGTGTACAGACGGAAGTCGTTTAAAGGGTTAAATAACATAGGTGATGGGTTACTACATCCGCATTCTCAAATCCTAGGTTTGGAAGACGTCAATTCGTCTCAAAAGATAGGTGGTTTGCGCTTAGCAGTGGCCTCAGAAGGTTCCTCGAGTTTGAACCGTTCTCTAATATTGGAGAATACTGGAATATTGGCAGGTAGTGGTCAAGAAAATAGTGCTAGAATCAATTTTACGTTCAAGTCCAAGCGGGAGATGAGAGAGCTAAGAAGGAAGCTGCAGAGTGAATTGGACTTGGTTAGGAGTTTGGTAAAGAAGATTGAGGCAAAAGATGTACAGAAGACTGGCCCTGGACTTGATAAGGATAGTGGGGTGCAACGGGTACATTCAGACGTGTCAAAAATGGGACAACACCTTGAGTCCAGGCCTTTGAATCAGTTAAGTGTATCGGTTTTGGAGAACAGCCGTGGTGTGGGTGATAACGTGGAGAAAGAAAAGAGGACACCAAAGGTAAACCAATTTTATAGGAACTCAGAATTTTTATTAGCTAAGGATAAGATTCCCCCAGCTGAAAGCAGCAAGAAGTCGAAATCAAATGCAAAGAAAGTGAGTGGGCCAGAGTCAGGACATGATATTGAGCTGGGGAAGTTCTCAAATCAAATGCTAAAGAATTGTCGTGCTTTGCTTGAAAGATTGATGAAGCACAAACATGGTTGGGTGTTTAACCAGCCTGTTGATACAGAGGGTCTTGGTTTACATGACTATTTTGACATTATCAAGAATCCAATGGATCTGGGAACTGTGAAGTCCAGGCTTGAAACAAATCTGTACAAGTCTCCTAAAGAATTTGCTGAGAATGTGAGACTTACATTTCAAAATGCCATGACGTATAACCCAAAGGGCCAAGATGTTTATATGATGGCCGAGCAACTTTCCAAGATATTTGAGGAAAAGTGGCCCACTATAGAGGCTGATTATATGCGCGAGTTGAGATTGTCAATGGAGTCTGAGGTGAGTTTGCAGACTCCTGCATCTAAGAAACCTCCTTTCCAACCGCGGCCCTCTGGAGTGAGGAGGACTTTAGACAGGTCAGAATCAACGACAAATCCTGCTGGTTCCAAGACTAAATCTGTCACTCCTTCCCAATCTGGAAGGACCCCTGCACCAAAGAAGCCGAAAGCAAAGGATCCCAATAAAAGGGAGATGACATATGATGAAAAGCAAAAGCTTAGCACAAGCCTACAGAATTTGCCATCTGAAAAGCTTGAAAACGTTGTACAGATCATTAAAAAGAGGAATTCATCTCTTTGCCAACAGGATGATGAGATTGAAGTGGATATTGACAGTGTTGATACTGAGACCTTATGGGAGCTTGACAGGTTTGTTATCTATTACAAAAAGAGCTTGAGcaagaacaaaagaaaaacCGAACTTGCAGatcaagaaaaaaaggaaaccGAGCAGAATGTTCAGGAGAAG AATGCGAACCCAGTTGTGGTAGAAATTCCAAAAGAAAGCAGAGCAG AAGAGAAAGGTACTTCCTCCAATCTTGCTCAACTAGAAAATCAGGGGAAAGATATTAGTCAACCAGGCAGCTCTAGCACTGACTCAGTGTCATCATCAAGTG ATTCTGATAGTGAAAGCTCCTCAGGAGGTGGATCTGATGCAGAACATTCACCAAAAAGTTGA